A genomic region of Methanothermobacter thermautotrophicus str. Delta H contains the following coding sequences:
- the aspS gene encoding aspartate--tRNA(Asn) ligase, translating to MLLGDLRRTHYSKDIEPEMDGDEVTVMGWVHEIRDLGGIIFVLLRDRDGLIQITAPSKKIEKDLFKSIRKLKKESVVAFGGTVQESGKAPGGFEIIPSFLKVLNISKQPLPLDPTEKVKAEIDTRLDARFLDLRKPSVSAIFKIKSRMLHSVRVFLEEQGFLEINTPKLVASATEGGTELFPITYFEREAFLGQSPQLYKQIMMSTGLDRVYEIAPIFRAEEHDTLRHLNEVISIDIEASFVDHEDVMKILENLVVRVIEDVNEHCTDALETLGRTLEVPETPFERLEYDEAVEMVNSKGVPMKHGEDLPRAAEKALGEIMDGYYFITSWPTAIKPFYVMPDEDDPERSHAFDLMYRDLEISSGAMRVHQHDLLVEKIKRQGLNPDSFESYLSAFEYGMPPHAGWGLGAERFNMTLTGLKNIRETVLFPRDRRRLTP from the coding sequence TTGTTACTTGGAGATCTTAGAAGGACTCATTACTCAAAGGACATAGAACCGGAGATGGATGGAGATGAAGTCACGGTTATGGGCTGGGTCCATGAAATAAGGGACCTTGGAGGGATAATATTCGTACTCCTAAGGGACCGTGACGGGCTCATACAGATAACAGCCCCCAGTAAAAAGATTGAAAAGGACCTCTTCAAATCCATAAGGAAGCTCAAAAAGGAATCCGTGGTCGCCTTTGGTGGTACTGTGCAGGAGTCAGGCAAGGCACCGGGCGGATTTGAGATAATACCCTCCTTCCTCAAGGTACTTAACATATCAAAGCAGCCCCTCCCACTGGACCCAACAGAGAAGGTTAAGGCTGAGATAGACACAAGACTCGACGCAAGATTCCTTGACCTCAGAAAACCATCCGTAAGCGCAATATTCAAGATAAAAAGCAGAATGCTGCATTCAGTCAGGGTATTCCTTGAAGAACAGGGATTCCTCGAGATAAACACCCCAAAGTTAGTTGCATCTGCAACAGAGGGAGGTACAGAGCTTTTCCCCATAACCTACTTTGAGAGGGAGGCCTTCCTCGGCCAGAGCCCACAGCTGTACAAGCAGATCATGATGTCAACGGGCCTGGACCGTGTGTACGAAATCGCCCCAATATTCAGGGCAGAGGAACACGACACCCTCAGGCACCTCAACGAGGTCATATCAATCGACATCGAGGCATCCTTTGTTGACCACGAGGACGTGATGAAGATACTTGAAAACCTCGTGGTGAGGGTCATTGAAGACGTGAATGAGCACTGCACTGATGCCCTGGAAACCCTTGGAAGGACACTGGAGGTGCCTGAAACACCATTCGAGCGCCTGGAGTATGATGAGGCCGTTGAAATGGTTAACTCAAAGGGAGTTCCGATGAAACATGGAGAAGACCTCCCAAGAGCCGCTGAGAAGGCCCTGGGTGAGATCATGGATGGCTACTACTTCATAACATCCTGGCCAACCGCCATAAAACCATTCTATGTCATGCCAGACGAGGATGACCCTGAGAGGAGTCATGCATTTGACCTCATGTACAGGGACCTTGAGATATCCTCAGGGGCCATGAGGGTACACCAGCATGACCTCCTTGTTGAGAAGATAAAAAGACAGGGTCTTAACCCTGATTCATTTGAGAGCTACCTTTCAGCCTTTGAGTACGGCATGCCACCCCACGCAGGATGGGGACTCGGTGCTGAGAGGTTCAACATGACCCTCACAGGACTTAAAAACATAAGGGAGACGGTCCTCTTCCCGAGGGACAGGAGGAGGCTCACGCCGTAG
- a CDS encoding cobalt-precorrin-8 methylmutase, whose protein sequence is MGASTGQGYEIARKSREIVRELISEDISSLGPAEVAIVERIVHSTADPEYARITEFSQGFVDEALRSLRSSGGILTDIEMVRAGISHPSRCYIREPAVRELAEKRDITRAAASMEYAASQGFRGIVVIGNAPTALMKVIELTLEGLMDARAVIGVPVGFVGAAESKEALRGTEIPHMITRGPKGGTPVAVAAANALIALSKDKEV, encoded by the coding sequence ATGGGAGCATCCACAGGCCAGGGCTATGAAATAGCAAGGAAGAGCAGGGAGATAGTGAGGGAACTCATCTCCGAGGATATATCCTCGCTGGGTCCCGCTGAGGTGGCCATAGTTGAAAGGATAGTCCACTCCACCGCCGACCCGGAATATGCACGTATAACAGAATTCAGCCAGGGCTTTGTTGATGAGGCACTCAGATCCCTCAGGAGTTCAGGCGGGATACTCACAGACATTGAAATGGTCCGCGCAGGCATATCACATCCCTCCCGGTGCTACATAAGGGAACCCGCTGTGAGGGAGCTTGCAGAGAAAAGGGACATCACAAGGGCCGCTGCTTCAATGGAGTACGCCGCCAGCCAGGGATTCCGGGGGATCGTTGTCATAGGCAACGCACCGACAGCCCTCATGAAGGTGATTGAACTAACCCTTGAAGGCCTGATGGATGCCAGGGCCGTTATAGGTGTGCCTGTGGGCTTTGTAGGTGCTGCAGAGTCTAAAGAGGCCCTCAGAGGTACAGAAATACCTCATATGATAACCAGGGGTCCCAAGGGGGGCACACCAGTCGCAGTGGCGGCTGCAAACGCACTCATAGCATTATCCAAGGATAAAGAGGTTTAG
- the hemL gene encoding glutamate-1-semialdehyde 2,1-aminomutase has translation MKSEELFRRASNVLPGGVSSPVRRFDPHPFFAAGGSGCLLESVDGESYIDYCLAYGPLILGHAHPRVVEAVNEQIKRGTTYGVPTEGEIELAEAIIERVPCAEMVRFTNSGTEATMAAVRLARAFTGRDRIVKFEGSYHGAHDYVLVRPGSGAATAPDSPGIPVDTVRNTLTVPFNHEEAMAELIEGAGEDIACILVEPVMGNIGCIEPENGYLQFLRDITRENDIILIFDEVITGFRLAPGGAQEYYRVEPDLVTLGKIVGGGFPMGALAGRREIMENISPAGNVYQAGTFNGNPVSVTAGRETLRLLDGRMYSDLERKGSTLRAGLRDLLSDLDLEYQVTGPASMFQLYFTGEEVRNYGDAKKSDTVLFMEYFHGLLERGVFIPPSQFECCFISAAHESEHIEATLEAAEEVLSGLKN, from the coding sequence ATGAAGTCAGAGGAACTCTTCAGAAGGGCCAGTAACGTCCTCCCGGGGGGTGTGAGTTCACCTGTGAGGAGGTTCGACCCCCACCCATTCTTTGCAGCGGGGGGCAGCGGATGCCTGCTTGAAAGCGTGGATGGTGAAAGCTACATTGACTACTGTCTGGCCTATGGCCCCCTCATACTGGGACACGCCCACCCACGTGTAGTTGAGGCTGTGAATGAGCAGATAAAAAGGGGGACAACCTACGGTGTTCCCACAGAGGGGGAGATAGAACTTGCAGAGGCCATCATCGAGAGGGTGCCATGCGCTGAGATGGTGAGGTTCACAAATTCAGGGACTGAGGCCACCATGGCCGCTGTGAGGCTTGCCAGGGCCTTCACAGGGAGGGACAGGATAGTTAAATTTGAGGGATCCTATCACGGTGCCCACGACTACGTCCTTGTGAGGCCGGGTTCAGGGGCGGCCACAGCACCTGATTCACCTGGAATACCAGTGGATACTGTCAGAAACACCCTGACGGTACCATTCAACCATGAGGAGGCAATGGCTGAACTCATCGAGGGGGCGGGTGAGGATATAGCGTGCATACTGGTGGAACCTGTCATGGGAAACATAGGGTGCATAGAACCTGAAAATGGTTACCTGCAGTTCCTGAGGGACATAACACGTGAAAATGATATCATCCTCATATTTGATGAGGTGATAACCGGATTCAGGCTTGCACCAGGGGGTGCCCAGGAGTACTACAGGGTTGAACCCGACCTTGTAACCCTTGGAAAGATAGTTGGAGGCGGCTTCCCAATGGGGGCACTGGCAGGCAGAAGGGAGATAATGGAAAATATATCACCTGCAGGTAACGTCTACCAGGCAGGTACCTTCAACGGGAACCCTGTATCTGTAACTGCAGGTCGTGAGACCCTCAGACTCCTTGATGGGAGGATGTATTCTGACCTTGAGAGGAAGGGGTCGACGCTGAGGGCTGGTCTCAGGGACCTCCTCTCTGACCTGGACCTTGAATACCAGGTCACCGGGCCAGCATCAATGTTCCAGTTATACTTCACAGGGGAGGAGGTCAGGAACTATGGGGATGCTAAAAAATCCGATACAGTGCTCTTCATGGAGTACTTCCATGGCCTGCTTGAGAGGGGGGTATTCATACCACCGTCCCAGTTTGAGTGCTGCTTCATATCGGCTGCCCATGAATCAGAGCACATAGAGGCGACCCTTGAAGCTGCCGAGGAGGTTCTCAGCGGCCTTAAAAATTAA
- a CDS encoding DUF4012 domain-containing protein has translation MDTKNKIIIGLFIVILGLSVVTYENYITNSQNVFVGEKHVLLLCADPGEPRPGIGAVDMAFIITMNEGNITNVTAVYPHNMAHPTAQSPASLRAQGVSRWLLHDALWENDTERGARLAQEIVEYNTGIKTDIVVIVTPQAVDGILQSIGPVYVEGQGYVSGNSIQFLREEQQQGSSRGVAIQSLMRAIFNATKDRSKYLAMVNAGLQQYQQGNIVVVPEGAVVQFLISTGLERVGN, from the coding sequence ATGGATACCAAGAATAAGATAATAATCGGCCTTTTCATCGTAATCCTCGGACTTTCCGTTGTGACGTATGAGAATTACATCACAAACTCCCAGAACGTTTTTGTGGGAGAGAAGCATGTGCTGCTGCTCTGTGCGGATCCCGGTGAACCAAGGCCCGGCATAGGTGCCGTTGACATGGCCTTCATAATAACCATGAATGAGGGTAACATAACCAATGTGACGGCTGTGTACCCACACAACATGGCCCACCCCACGGCACAGTCCCCTGCATCCCTAAGGGCCCAGGGCGTCAGCAGGTGGCTCCTGCATGATGCCCTCTGGGAGAATGACACCGAAAGGGGTGCCAGACTCGCACAGGAAATAGTGGAATACAATACAGGCATAAAAACGGATATAGTGGTCATAGTAACTCCCCAGGCTGTTGACGGCATACTGCAGTCCATAGGACCCGTCTACGTTGAGGGTCAGGGTTATGTTTCAGGAAACAGCATACAGTTCCTCAGGGAGGAACAGCAGCAGGGCTCATCCAGGGGTGTGGCAATTCAGTCACTCATGAGGGCCATATTCAACGCAACAAAGGACCGCTCAAAGTACCTTGCAATGGTGAATGCCGGTCTACAGCAGTACCAGCAGGGAAACATCGTCGTTGTGCCTGAGGGCGCTGTTGTGCAGTTCCTAATATCAACGGGTCTTGAAAGGGTGGGCAACTGA
- the mtxX gene encoding methanogenesis marker protein Mmp4/MtxX, giving the protein MRIVAGVGENRNMERAASLADFEVDLVHSEEEFIEELRRGAAAYVRGSLPAANIMAELKKGGPLNRASWIEVGANGFLLAPVGIDEGRTVDDRFKIAVSASEFLRKTGEEPRVGVISGGRRGDLGRSPEVDRSIHEGEFLTSMIKDKYRVRHYHILIEEAVADGCNVIIAPDGITGNLIFRSLVLVGTARSYGAVALGFDGIFVDTSRSQTAEGYLRALKFAHWLARGWNEDNE; this is encoded by the coding sequence ATGAGGATAGTGGCTGGTGTCGGTGAGAACAGGAACATGGAGAGGGCTGCATCCCTCGCGGACTTTGAGGTTGACCTGGTCCACTCAGAGGAGGAATTCATAGAGGAACTCAGAAGGGGTGCTGCTGCCTACGTGAGGGGGTCACTGCCAGCCGCAAATATAATGGCAGAACTCAAAAAAGGCGGGCCACTGAACAGGGCTTCATGGATAGAGGTGGGTGCTAATGGATTTCTGCTCGCCCCCGTGGGTATAGATGAGGGAAGGACAGTGGATGATAGATTCAAAATCGCTGTTTCAGCCTCTGAATTTCTCCGGAAAACCGGAGAAGAGCCCAGAGTCGGCGTGATATCAGGGGGAAGGAGGGGGGACCTTGGAAGGTCACCAGAGGTTGACAGGTCAATCCATGAAGGCGAATTCCTCACATCAATGATAAAGGATAAATATAGGGTGAGGCACTACCATATACTGATAGAGGAAGCCGTGGCTGATGGCTGTAACGTCATCATAGCACCCGATGGTATAACAGGCAACCTCATATTCAGATCACTGGTTCTGGTTGGCACCGCCAGGAGTTACGGTGCAGTTGCTCTGGGATTTGACGGAATTTTTGTTGACACATCAAGGTCACAGACAGCCGAAGGCTATCTCAGGGCGCTGAAATTCGCCCACTGGCTTGCCAGAGGATGGAATGAAGATAATGAATAA
- the uppS gene encoding polyprenyl diphosphate synthase: protein MSPLKPLYKLYEWYISRNLRRDRMPRHVAIIMDGNRRYSKLQGSMNPIEGHKKGIETLEKVLDWCVDLGIEIVTAYAFSTENFKRPEKEVKGLMKLFRENFEAIASNEKIHKNRVRVRAVGKLELLPEDVRRAIEIAEKSTEQYSDRLVNIAIGYDGRQEIVDATRKIAEDVKAGLIDPEDIDEDMINRNLYTAGLEDPHLIIRTSGEERLSGFLLWQSSYSELYFCDSLWPELRKVDFLRAIRSYQQRERRFGV, encoded by the coding sequence ATGTCACCATTAAAGCCCCTTTACAAGCTGTACGAATGGTACATATCGCGCAACCTCAGAAGGGACAGAATGCCAAGACATGTTGCCATCATCATGGATGGTAACAGGAGATACTCAAAGCTGCAGGGCAGTATGAACCCCATAGAAGGCCATAAGAAGGGCATAGAAACCCTCGAGAAGGTCCTGGACTGGTGCGTGGACCTCGGGATAGAAATAGTAACGGCGTACGCCTTCTCAACAGAGAACTTCAAGAGACCAGAAAAGGAGGTTAAGGGTCTCATGAAGCTCTTCAGGGAAAACTTCGAGGCCATAGCAAGCAATGAGAAGATACATAAGAACAGGGTCAGGGTCAGAGCAGTCGGAAAACTTGAACTCCTCCCGGAGGACGTCAGAAGGGCCATAGAGATCGCTGAGAAGTCAACAGAGCAGTACTCAGACCGCCTTGTGAACATAGCCATAGGATATGATGGAAGGCAGGAGATAGTTGACGCCACAAGAAAGATTGCAGAGGATGTTAAGGCGGGTTTGATAGACCCGGAGGACATAGACGAGGACATGATAAACAGAAACCTCTACACTGCAGGTCTGGAGGACCCGCACCTGATAATAAGGACCAGTGGCGAGGAAAGACTCAGTGGCTTCCTGCTCTGGCAGTCATCCTACTCTGAACTCTACTTCTGCGACAGCCTGTGGCCTGAACTCAGGAAGGTAGACTTTTTAAGGGCCATAAGGTCATATCAGCAGCGTGAGAGAAGGTTCGGCGTCTAG
- a CDS encoding TatD family hydrolase: MGGIIIIDVHCHLDFKDFNRNREEVIERARSKLRAVIDSGVGLGGNRRALELASLNPGFICPTMGFHPVDASKARQDLIGEVVSQIESNIDLIVAVGETGMDFHHTRDEEGRRRQEETFRVFVELAAEHEMPLVVHARDAEERALETVLEYRVPEVIFHCYGGSIETARRILDEGYYISISTLVAFSEHHMELVRAIPLEGMLTETDSPYLSPFRGKRNEPAFVEEAVRAIARIKDMDLEDVDSITTANAERVFGL, encoded by the coding sequence ATGGGAGGTATCATCATTATAGACGTTCACTGTCACCTTGACTTCAAGGACTTCAACAGGAACCGTGAAGAGGTCATCGAAAGGGCCAGGAGTAAATTGAGGGCTGTTATAGATTCAGGGGTTGGTCTCGGGGGTAACAGGAGGGCCCTTGAACTTGCATCCCTCAACCCAGGTTTCATATGCCCTACAATGGGGTTCCACCCGGTTGATGCATCAAAGGCAAGACAGGACCTTATAGGGGAGGTTGTCTCGCAGATAGAATCAAATATTGACCTTATAGTTGCAGTTGGGGAGACAGGCATGGACTTCCACCACACCCGTGATGAGGAGGGTAGAAGAAGGCAGGAGGAGACCTTCAGGGTATTTGTGGAACTCGCAGCTGAACATGAAATGCCCCTGGTGGTCCATGCAAGGGACGCTGAGGAGAGGGCCCTTGAAACTGTCCTTGAATACAGGGTACCCGAGGTAATCTTTCACTGCTATGGTGGAAGCATTGAAACAGCCCGCAGGATACTGGATGAGGGATATTACATATCCATCTCGACACTTGTGGCATTTTCAGAGCACCACATGGAACTTGTGAGGGCAATCCCCCTTGAGGGCATGTTAACGGAGACAGACAGCCCCTACCTTTCACCCTTCAGGGGAAAACGTAACGAGCCAGCCTTCGTGGAGGAAGCTGTCAGGGCGATAGCCAGAATCAAGGACATGGACCTTGAGGATGTTGACAGTATCACAACAGCAAATGCAGAAAGAGTGTTTGGTTTATAG
- a CDS encoding carboxymuconolactone decarboxylase family protein, translating into MERYRRGMEILNRMNRKSYTAIRDELEDVAPDLARFVAEFAYGDVYSRGVLDLKTRELLTLAALTVLRADDQLKSHVRGALNAGCSKDEIIEVMIQMAVYAGFPAAINAVLAAKEVFTENDPAEV; encoded by the coding sequence ATGGAGAGGTACAGGAGGGGAATGGAGATACTCAACAGAATGAACAGGAAATCCTACACCGCCATCAGGGATGAACTTGAGGATGTTGCACCGGACCTTGCACGCTTTGTTGCTGAATTTGCATACGGAGATGTCTACTCCAGGGGCGTGCTTGACCTTAAAACAAGGGAACTTTTGACCCTTGCCGCCCTCACAGTACTGAGGGCCGATGATCAGCTGAAGAGCCATGTGCGGGGAGCCCTAAATGCTGGCTGCAGTAAGGATGAGATCATAGAGGTCATGATACAGATGGCCGTATACGCGGGTTTCCCTGCAGCCATAAATGCTGTGCTTGCAGCGAAGGAGGTTTTCACGGAGAATGACCCTGCTGAAGTTTGA
- a CDS encoding 2,5-diamino-6-(ribosylamino)-4(3H)-pyrimidinone 5'-phosphate reductase produces MRPYVILNAAMTLDGKIATATGSSEISGEEDLRRVHELRRECDAIMVGINTVLADDPRLTVHRVDAAPGDNPVRVVVDSMARTPPHFRVLNDEAPTVIGVSESAPPERVAELRKRAEVVVAGTRRVDLHLLLERLHGMGIERLMLEGGSTLNYSMLTGGLVDEVRVCIAPMIVGGRDARTLVDGEGIDEMADAIRLELKRSYTLGEDLIVEYTVKG; encoded by the coding sequence ATGAGACCCTACGTTATACTCAACGCAGCCATGACACTTGATGGTAAGATTGCAACGGCAACAGGGAGCTCTGAGATATCTGGTGAGGAGGATCTCAGGAGGGTCCATGAACTCAGAAGGGAGTGTGACGCCATAATGGTGGGCATAAACACGGTGCTGGCGGATGACCCGCGCCTCACAGTCCACAGGGTAGATGCAGCCCCCGGGGATAATCCGGTCAGGGTTGTGGTTGACAGCATGGCCAGGACACCCCCCCATTTCAGGGTACTTAACGATGAGGCCCCGACGGTGATAGGTGTTTCAGAGAGCGCCCCGCCTGAGAGGGTTGCTGAGCTCAGAAAAAGGGCTGAAGTGGTTGTTGCAGGGACCCGGCGGGTCGATCTCCATCTTTTACTTGAACGGCTGCATGGTATGGGGATAGAGAGACTTATGCTGGAGGGCGGATCGACACTCAACTACTCCATGCTGACCGGTGGCCTGGTGGATGAGGTCCGGGTCTGCATAGCACCGATGATAGTTGGGGGCAGGGATGCCAGGACCCTTGTGGATGGTGAGGGTATAGATGAGATGGCAGATGCCATAAGACTTGAACTTAAACGGTCCTACACCCTGGGTGAGGACCTCATAGTGGAATACACTGTAAAAGGTTAG
- a CDS encoding DUF483 domain-containing protein, whose protein sequence is MLEDIYERIVRIREEGCRECLKVVCRMDDFQFNQLMSRLDLQIEITSRYSPPVRPALDPMISTELGVYRGDDENIGRLLGYPECCIRSFSENTRYAIDGEHLAEVSELDIPEGKCAIIMPSGFIPCSLRCQEAWERKLIGFADRDEFRRILELEDELMMRLPHFHLAYDEYFEKIVLE, encoded by the coding sequence ATGCTCGAGGACATATATGAGAGGATAGTAAGGATCAGGGAAGAGGGCTGCAGGGAATGCCTGAAGGTTGTCTGCAGGATGGATGATTTTCAGTTCAACCAGCTCATGTCAAGGCTTGATCTTCAGATCGAGATAACATCAAGGTACAGTCCACCGGTGAGGCCCGCCCTGGACCCAATGATATCAACGGAGCTCGGTGTCTATCGTGGCGATGATGAGAACATAGGTAGACTCCTGGGATACCCTGAATGCTGCATCAGGAGTTTCTCAGAGAATACCCGGTACGCAATCGATGGGGAACATCTTGCAGAGGTCAGTGAACTTGATATCCCTGAGGGTAAATGTGCCATCATAATGCCATCGGGTTTCATACCATGCAGCCTCAGGTGCCAGGAGGCCTGGGAGAGGAAACTCATAGGCTTTGCAGACAGGGATGAATTCAGGAGGATACTTGAACTTGAGGATGAACTCATGATGAGACTCCCCCATTTCCACCTGGCATATGATGAATACTTTGAGAAGATAGTCCTCGAGTAA